A single genomic interval of Nitrosomonadales bacterium harbors:
- the msrA gene encoding peptide-methionine (S)-S-oxide reductase MsrA produces MHRLLVLILTGLLTAPAFADGQLARLPDPVVDAPLAARSTQQTAVFAGGCFWGVELVFQHVKGVVSATSGYAGGTADSARYDAVSGGSTGHAESVQVVFDPSKVSYGRLLKIFFAVAHDPTQLDRQGPDTGPQYRSAIFTTDDGQQRIARAYISQLDAARVYPKKIVTRVDALPVFYPAEDYHQDFATLHPHNPYIYVHDRPKLERLKQQFPAWYK; encoded by the coding sequence ATGCATCGCTTGCTTGTCCTTATCCTGACAGGGTTGCTGACCGCACCGGCCTTTGCCGACGGACAGCTTGCCCGCCTGCCCGATCCCGTCGTTGATGCGCCGCTCGCCGCGAGATCGACGCAGCAGACCGCGGTGTTCGCGGGCGGTTGCTTCTGGGGCGTGGAACTGGTGTTCCAGCATGTGAAGGGTGTGGTCTCTGCCACGTCCGGCTACGCGGGCGGCACGGCGGACTCGGCGCGATACGATGCGGTGAGCGGCGGCAGTACCGGCCATGCCGAATCGGTGCAGGTGGTCTTCGACCCGTCCAAGGTCAGCTACGGCCGGTTGCTGAAGATATTCTTCGCGGTCGCGCACGACCCGACCCAGCTCGACCGGCAGGGGCCGGATACCGGCCCGCAGTACCGCTCTGCGATCTTCACCACGGATGACGGGCAACAGCGCATCGCGCGGGCTTACATCTCGCAACTGGATGCGGCGCGCGTCTATCCGAAAAAGATCGTGACGCGGGTCGATGCGTTGCCGGTGTTCTATCCCGCAGAGGACTACCATCAGGATTTTGCGACGCTGCACCCGCACAATCCCTATATCTACGTCCATGACCGCCCCAAGCTGGAGCGCCTGAAACAGCAGTTTCCGGCATGGTACAAATGA
- a CDS encoding DUF2461 domain-containing protein, giving the protein MTDRYFTKQTFAFLSSLAENNEREWFAAHQQEYETLVCNPALDFISDMSDEMPAISRHFLAQPKKVGGSLMRVYRDTRFSRDKTPYKTNIGIQFRHELGKDVHAPGYYLHIAPDECFVGVGLWHPEADVLFRIRDAIVKKPEAWLAARDDAAFAGHYEQVGDALANAPRGFAKEHPLVEDLKRKDFIGLAPLTRTEVTSAGLRPLVVERFRQAAPYMRFLCRALDLQF; this is encoded by the coding sequence ATGACTGACCGCTATTTCACCAAACAGACCTTCGCCTTCCTCTCCTCCCTCGCGGAGAACAACGAGCGTGAATGGTTCGCCGCGCACCAGCAGGAATACGAAACCCTGGTGTGCAATCCCGCGCTGGACTTCATCAGCGACATGTCGGACGAGATGCCGGCGATCTCGCGCCACTTCCTCGCGCAACCGAAGAAGGTCGGCGGTTCGCTGATGCGCGTGTATCGCGATACGCGCTTCAGCCGGGACAAGACGCCGTACAAGACCAACATCGGCATCCAGTTCCGCCACGAGCTGGGCAAGGATGTGCACGCGCCGGGCTATTACCTGCACATCGCGCCGGACGAGTGCTTCGTCGGCGTCGGCCTGTGGCACCCCGAAGCGGATGTGCTGTTCCGGATTCGCGACGCGATCGTGAAGAAGCCGGAGGCATGGCTGGCGGCGCGCGACGATGCCGCGTTCGCCGGGCATTACGAACAGGTCGGCGATGCGCTCGCCAATGCGCCGCGCGGTTTCGCGAAGGAGCATCCGCTGGTGGAGGACCTGAAGCGCAAGGATTTCATCGGCCTCGCGCCGCTGACCCGGACGGAAGTGACATCGGCCGGGCTGCGCCCGCTGGTGGTGGAGCGTTTCAGGCAGGCCGCGCCTTATATGCGCTTCCTGTGCCGGGCGCTGGATCTGCAGTTCTGA
- a CDS encoding alpha/beta fold hydrolase gives MTNTDWIDRNEYPFASHYFQTAAGRMHYVDEGSGEVVVMLHGNPAWSFLYRKLIKKLAPLPTPLPQAGEGVSYRCIAPDHIGFGLSDKPFDWSYLPEEHAKNLEALIEHLGLKDITLVVNDWGGPIGMHYAVNHPHNVKRLVVLNTWAWPVDDDFHYVSFSAMMGGPIGRFLIRRFNFFVTSFMRVAFGDKRKLEEHAHQHYKAALPTAESRKGCHVFPKQIIASTPWLAQLWSKIGTLKDKPTLFVWGMKDVAFRNKELQQWQRALPDSRTVELPTVGHFVPEEAPEELGKAVTEFLAGETCHD, from the coding sequence ATGACCAACACCGACTGGATCGACCGCAACGAATATCCGTTCGCTTCGCACTATTTCCAGACTGCGGCGGGTCGCATGCATTACGTGGACGAAGGCAGCGGCGAGGTGGTGGTGATGCTGCACGGCAATCCGGCGTGGTCGTTCCTGTACCGCAAGCTCATCAAGAAACTCGCCCCTCTCCCCACCCCTCTCCCGCAAGCGGGAGAGGGGGTAAGCTACCGCTGCATCGCGCCCGACCACATCGGCTTCGGCTTGTCGGACAAGCCTTTCGACTGGAGCTACCTGCCGGAGGAGCATGCGAAGAATCTCGAAGCGCTCATCGAGCATCTCGGTCTCAAGGACATCACGCTGGTGGTGAACGACTGGGGCGGCCCCATCGGCATGCATTACGCGGTGAACCATCCGCACAACGTTAAACGGCTGGTGGTGCTGAACACCTGGGCGTGGCCGGTGGATGACGATTTCCACTATGTATCGTTCAGCGCGATGATGGGCGGGCCGATCGGACGCTTCCTGATCAGGCGCTTCAACTTCTTCGTCACTTCGTTCATGCGCGTGGCGTTCGGCGACAAGCGTAAACTCGAGGAGCATGCCCATCAGCATTACAAGGCCGCGCTGCCCACGGCGGAATCGCGCAAGGGTTGCCACGTCTTTCCGAAGCAGATCATCGCTTCCACGCCGTGGCTGGCACAGTTGTGGAGCAAGATCGGCACGCTGAAGGACAAGCCGACGCTGTTCGTGTGGGGCATGAAGGATGTGGCGTTCCGCAATAAGGAGTTGCAGCAGTGGCAACGTGCATTGCCCGATTCACGCACGGTGGAACTGCCGACCGTGGGGCATTTCGTTCCGGAGGAAGCACCGGAAGAATTGGGCAAGGCAGTGACCGAATTTCTCGCCGGGGAGACATGTCATGACTGA
- a CDS encoding type II toxin-antitoxin system CcdA family antitoxin, protein MKSKQSNHARKRPVNLTLNEELVTQAKGMTNNLSGVVEQLLADYVLKQNSVRQEKVHHAKVAAEAWNTFNERSGSFADEHSTL, encoded by the coding sequence ATGAAATCAAAGCAAAGCAATCATGCACGTAAGCGCCCGGTCAACCTGACGCTCAACGAAGAGCTGGTCACTCAGGCCAAAGGAATGACCAACAATCTCTCCGGCGTGGTCGAGCAATTATTGGCCGACTACGTATTGAAACAGAATAGCGTGCGGCAAGAAAAAGTCCATCACGCCAAAGTCGCGGCGGAAGCGTGGAATACCTTCAACGAGCGTTCCGGGTCGTTTGCCGACGAACACTCCACGCTGTAA
- a CDS encoding CcdB family protein, whose product MAQFDVHRNIGKQREAIPYVVIVQSSLFDSYRRRVVIPLVRRSHLDNEPSLAGSPLNPVLMVEGIEVVLHPLEIVSVATDQLGEKIAALEQEGDRITAAMDEMLTRAWA is encoded by the coding sequence ATGGCACAGTTCGACGTTCACCGGAACATCGGCAAACAGCGGGAAGCCATTCCCTATGTCGTCATCGTTCAATCATCCCTGTTCGACAGCTACCGCCGCCGCGTCGTCATTCCCCTGGTACGCCGCAGCCATCTCGACAATGAACCATCGCTGGCCGGGTCGCCGCTGAACCCGGTTCTTATGGTCGAAGGAATCGAAGTGGTGCTGCATCCGCTGGAGATCGTCTCCGTCGCCACCGATCAGCTCGGCGAAAAGATTGCCGCACTTGAACAAGAAGGCGACCGTATTACTGCTGCGATGGATGAGATGCTGACGCGGGCTTGGGCGTAG
- a CDS encoding helix-turn-helix domain-containing protein: MSIVAERHLDLASVQSAWQGLNKLVPLGPITSKKDYERRVQVMDELLDRIGANESHRLMPLLDLITKEVEAYETKQFALPDASPAQVLAFLMEEHGLKQTDLAAELGGQSIVSAILNGKRELNTRQIKALAERFKVSPAVFL, encoded by the coding sequence ATGAGCATAGTCGCTGAACGTCATCTCGATCTCGCATCGGTGCAATCCGCCTGGCAGGGATTGAACAAGCTGGTGCCGCTCGGACCGATCACGAGCAAGAAGGATTATGAGCGCCGTGTGCAGGTGATGGACGAGTTGCTGGATCGCATCGGCGCGAATGAATCGCACCGGCTGATGCCGCTGCTCGACCTGATCACCAAAGAGGTCGAAGCCTATGAAACAAAGCAGTTTGCGCTGCCCGATGCCTCGCCTGCACAGGTGCTGGCTTTCCTGATGGAAGAACACGGGCTCAAGCAAACCGATCTGGCCGCAGAGCTGGGCGGGCAAAGCATCGTCTCCGCCATCCTGAACGGCAAACGCGAACTCAACACACGGCAGATCAAGGCACTGGCTGAACGCTTCAAGGTTTCGCCAGCGGTGTTCCTGTGA